One segment of Tenrec ecaudatus isolate mTenEca1 chromosome 1, mTenEca1.hap1, whole genome shotgun sequence DNA contains the following:
- the NCDN gene encoding neurochondrin isoform X2, giving the protein MLGKAGTMASDCEPALNQAEGRNPTLERYLGALREAKNDSEQFAALLLVTKAVKAGDIDAKTRRRIFDAVGFTFPNRLLTTKEAPDGCPDHVLRALGVALLACFCSDPELAAHPQVLNKIPILSTFLTPRGDPDDAARRSMIDDTYQCLTAVAGTPRGPRHLIAGGTVSALCQAYLGHGYGFDQALALLVGLLAAAETQCWKEAEPDLQAVLRGLSEDFQKAEDASKFELCQLLPLFLPPTTVPPECLRDLQAGLARILGSKLSSWQRNPALKLAARLAHACGSDWIPAGSSGSKFLALLVNLACVEVRLALEEPGSEVKEDVVTACYALMELGIQECTRCEQSLLKEPQKVQLVSIMKEAIAAVIHYLQQVGSEKQKEPFVFASVRILGAWLAEETSSLRKEICQLLPFLVRYAKTLYEEAEEANDLSQQVANLAISPTTPGPSWPGDALRLLLPGWCHLTVEDGPREILIKEGAPSLLCKYFLQQWELTSPGHDTSVLPDSVEIGLQTCCHIFLNLVVTAPGLIKRDACFTSLMNTLMASLPALVQQQGRLLLAANVATLGLLMARLLSTSPALQGTPASRGFFAAAILFLSQSHVARATPGSDQAVLALSPDYEGIWADLQELWFLGMQAFTGCVPLLPWLAPAALRSRWPQELLQLLGSVSPTSVKPEMVAAYQGVLVELARANRLCREAMRLQAGEETASHYRMAALEQCLSEP; this is encoded by the exons ATG TTGGGCAAGGCGGGCACCATGGCCTCGGATTGTGAGCCAGCTCTGAACCAGGCAGAGGGCCGAAACCCCACCCTGGAACGCTACCTGGGAGCCCTCCGTGAGGCCAAGAATGACAGTGAGCAGTTTGCAGCCCTGCTGCTA GTGACCAAGGCAGTTAAAGCAGGTGACATCGATGCCAAAACTCGGCGGCGGATCTTCGATGCCGTGGGCTTTACCTTCCCCAATCGCCTTCTGACTACCAAGGAGGCACCAGATGGCTGCCCCGACCACGTTCTGCGGGCCCTGGGTGTGGCTCTGCTGGCCTGCTTCTGTAGTGACCCTGAGCTGGCCGCCCACCCCCAAGTCCTGAACAAGATCCCCATCCTCAGCACTTTCCTCACACCCCGGGGTGACCCCGATGACGCTGCCCGCCGTTCCATGATTGACGACACCTACCAGTGCCTAACGGCGGTGGCAGGCACACCCCGGGGCCCCCGGCACCTCATTGCTGGTGGCACCGTGTCTGCCTTGTGTCAGGCGTACCTGGGGCATGGTTACGGTTTTGACCAGGCCCTGGCACTCCTGGTGGGGCTGCTGGCTGCTGCAGAGACCCAGTGCTGGAAGGAGGCGGAGCCTGACCTTCAGGCTGTGTTGCGAGGCCTCAGCGAGGATTTCCAGAAAGCCGAGGATGCCAGCAAGTTTGAGCTGTGCCAGCTGCTACCCCTCTTTCTGCCCCCGACAACCGTGCCCCCTGAATGCCTCCGGGATCTGCAGGCTGGGCTGGCACGCATCCTGGGCAGCAAGCTGAGCTCCTGGCAGCGCAATCCCGCTCTGAAGCTGGCAGCCCGCCTGGCGCACGCCTGCGGCTCAGACTGGATCCCAGCGGGCAGCTCAGGGAGCAAGTTCCTGGCCCTGCTGGTGAACCTGGCCTGTGTGGAGGTGCGGCTGGCCCTGGAGGAGCCGGGTTCTGAGGTGAAGGAGGATGTAGTGACCGCCTGCTACGCCCTCATGGAGTTGGGTATCCAGGAGTGCACCCGCTGTGAGCAGTCCCTGCTGAAGGAGCCCCAGAAGGTACAGCTCGTGAGCATCATGAAGGAGGCCATCGCAGCTGTCATTCACTATCTGCAGCAG GTGGGGTCGGAGAAGCAGAAGGAGCCCTTTGTGTTCGCCTCGGTGCGGATCCTGGGCGCCTGGCTGGCCGAGGAGACCTCATCCCTGCGCAAGGAAATCTGTCAGCTGCTGCCCTTCCTCGTCCGCTACGCCAAGACCCTCTATGAGGAGGCTGAGGAAGCCAATGACCTCTCCCAGCAGGTGGCCAACCTGGCcatctcccccaccaccccagggCCTTCCTGGCCAGGGGATGCTCTCCG GCTCCTTCTCCCTGGCTGGTGTCACCTGACAGTGGAAGATGGGCCCCGGGAGATCCTAATCAAGGAGGGGGCCCCCTCACTCCTGTGCAAGTACTTCCTGCAGCAGTGGGAGCTAACATCGCCGGGCCACGACACTTCGGTGCTGCCTGACAGCGTGGAGATTGGCCTGCAGACctgctgccacatcttcctcaacCTGGTGGTCACTGCACCGGGGCTGATCAA GCGTGACGCCTGCTTCACGTCTCTCATGAACACCCTTATGGCGTCGCTGCCTGCACTCGTGCAGCAGCAAGGGAGGCTGCTACTGGCCGCCAACGTGGCCACCCTGGGCCTCCTCATGGCCCGGCTCCTCAGCACTTCTCCAG CTCTTCAGGGGACACCAGCATCCCGAGGCTTCTTCGCTGCTGCCATCCTCTTCCTTTCACAGTCCCACGTGGCCCGCGCCACGCCTGGCTCGGACCAGGCTGTGCTGGCCTTGTCCCCTGACTACGAGGGCATCTGGGCCGACTTGCAGGAGCTCTGGTTCCTGGGCATGCAGGCCTTCACGGGCTGTGTGCCCCTACTGCCCTGGCTGGCCCCTGCTGCCCTGCGCTCCCGCTGGCCTCAGGAGCTGCTCCAGCTGCTGGGCAGCGTCAGTCCCACTTCCGTCAAGCCTGAGATGGTGGCCGCCTACCAGGGTGTCCTGGTGGAGCTGGCCCGAGCTAACCGGCTGTGCCGGGAGGCCATGCGGCTGCAAGCCGGCGAGGAAACGGCCAGTCACTATCGTATGGCCGCCCTGGAGCAGTGCCTGTCGGAGCCCTGA
- the NCDN gene encoding neurochondrin isoform X1, with translation MSCCDLAAAGQLGKAGTMASDCEPALNQAEGRNPTLERYLGALREAKNDSEQFAALLLVTKAVKAGDIDAKTRRRIFDAVGFTFPNRLLTTKEAPDGCPDHVLRALGVALLACFCSDPELAAHPQVLNKIPILSTFLTPRGDPDDAARRSMIDDTYQCLTAVAGTPRGPRHLIAGGTVSALCQAYLGHGYGFDQALALLVGLLAAAETQCWKEAEPDLQAVLRGLSEDFQKAEDASKFELCQLLPLFLPPTTVPPECLRDLQAGLARILGSKLSSWQRNPALKLAARLAHACGSDWIPAGSSGSKFLALLVNLACVEVRLALEEPGSEVKEDVVTACYALMELGIQECTRCEQSLLKEPQKVQLVSIMKEAIAAVIHYLQQVGSEKQKEPFVFASVRILGAWLAEETSSLRKEICQLLPFLVRYAKTLYEEAEEANDLSQQVANLAISPTTPGPSWPGDALRLLLPGWCHLTVEDGPREILIKEGAPSLLCKYFLQQWELTSPGHDTSVLPDSVEIGLQTCCHIFLNLVVTAPGLIKRDACFTSLMNTLMASLPALVQQQGRLLLAANVATLGLLMARLLSTSPALQGTPASRGFFAAAILFLSQSHVARATPGSDQAVLALSPDYEGIWADLQELWFLGMQAFTGCVPLLPWLAPAALRSRWPQELLQLLGSVSPTSVKPEMVAAYQGVLVELARANRLCREAMRLQAGEETASHYRMAALEQCLSEP, from the exons ATGTCGTGTTGTGACCTGGCCGCGGCGGGACAG TTGGGCAAGGCGGGCACCATGGCCTCGGATTGTGAGCCAGCTCTGAACCAGGCAGAGGGCCGAAACCCCACCCTGGAACGCTACCTGGGAGCCCTCCGTGAGGCCAAGAATGACAGTGAGCAGTTTGCAGCCCTGCTGCTA GTGACCAAGGCAGTTAAAGCAGGTGACATCGATGCCAAAACTCGGCGGCGGATCTTCGATGCCGTGGGCTTTACCTTCCCCAATCGCCTTCTGACTACCAAGGAGGCACCAGATGGCTGCCCCGACCACGTTCTGCGGGCCCTGGGTGTGGCTCTGCTGGCCTGCTTCTGTAGTGACCCTGAGCTGGCCGCCCACCCCCAAGTCCTGAACAAGATCCCCATCCTCAGCACTTTCCTCACACCCCGGGGTGACCCCGATGACGCTGCCCGCCGTTCCATGATTGACGACACCTACCAGTGCCTAACGGCGGTGGCAGGCACACCCCGGGGCCCCCGGCACCTCATTGCTGGTGGCACCGTGTCTGCCTTGTGTCAGGCGTACCTGGGGCATGGTTACGGTTTTGACCAGGCCCTGGCACTCCTGGTGGGGCTGCTGGCTGCTGCAGAGACCCAGTGCTGGAAGGAGGCGGAGCCTGACCTTCAGGCTGTGTTGCGAGGCCTCAGCGAGGATTTCCAGAAAGCCGAGGATGCCAGCAAGTTTGAGCTGTGCCAGCTGCTACCCCTCTTTCTGCCCCCGACAACCGTGCCCCCTGAATGCCTCCGGGATCTGCAGGCTGGGCTGGCACGCATCCTGGGCAGCAAGCTGAGCTCCTGGCAGCGCAATCCCGCTCTGAAGCTGGCAGCCCGCCTGGCGCACGCCTGCGGCTCAGACTGGATCCCAGCGGGCAGCTCAGGGAGCAAGTTCCTGGCCCTGCTGGTGAACCTGGCCTGTGTGGAGGTGCGGCTGGCCCTGGAGGAGCCGGGTTCTGAGGTGAAGGAGGATGTAGTGACCGCCTGCTACGCCCTCATGGAGTTGGGTATCCAGGAGTGCACCCGCTGTGAGCAGTCCCTGCTGAAGGAGCCCCAGAAGGTACAGCTCGTGAGCATCATGAAGGAGGCCATCGCAGCTGTCATTCACTATCTGCAGCAG GTGGGGTCGGAGAAGCAGAAGGAGCCCTTTGTGTTCGCCTCGGTGCGGATCCTGGGCGCCTGGCTGGCCGAGGAGACCTCATCCCTGCGCAAGGAAATCTGTCAGCTGCTGCCCTTCCTCGTCCGCTACGCCAAGACCCTCTATGAGGAGGCTGAGGAAGCCAATGACCTCTCCCAGCAGGTGGCCAACCTGGCcatctcccccaccaccccagggCCTTCCTGGCCAGGGGATGCTCTCCG GCTCCTTCTCCCTGGCTGGTGTCACCTGACAGTGGAAGATGGGCCCCGGGAGATCCTAATCAAGGAGGGGGCCCCCTCACTCCTGTGCAAGTACTTCCTGCAGCAGTGGGAGCTAACATCGCCGGGCCACGACACTTCGGTGCTGCCTGACAGCGTGGAGATTGGCCTGCAGACctgctgccacatcttcctcaacCTGGTGGTCACTGCACCGGGGCTGATCAA GCGTGACGCCTGCTTCACGTCTCTCATGAACACCCTTATGGCGTCGCTGCCTGCACTCGTGCAGCAGCAAGGGAGGCTGCTACTGGCCGCCAACGTGGCCACCCTGGGCCTCCTCATGGCCCGGCTCCTCAGCACTTCTCCAG CTCTTCAGGGGACACCAGCATCCCGAGGCTTCTTCGCTGCTGCCATCCTCTTCCTTTCACAGTCCCACGTGGCCCGCGCCACGCCTGGCTCGGACCAGGCTGTGCTGGCCTTGTCCCCTGACTACGAGGGCATCTGGGCCGACTTGCAGGAGCTCTGGTTCCTGGGCATGCAGGCCTTCACGGGCTGTGTGCCCCTACTGCCCTGGCTGGCCCCTGCTGCCCTGCGCTCCCGCTGGCCTCAGGAGCTGCTCCAGCTGCTGGGCAGCGTCAGTCCCACTTCCGTCAAGCCTGAGATGGTGGCCGCCTACCAGGGTGTCCTGGTGGAGCTGGCCCGAGCTAACCGGCTGTGCCGGGAGGCCATGCGGCTGCAAGCCGGCGAGGAAACGGCCAGTCACTATCGTATGGCCGCCCTGGAGCAGTGCCTGTCGGAGCCCTGA
- the NCDN gene encoding neurochondrin isoform X3, translating to MASDCEPALNQAEGRNPTLERYLGALREAKNDSEQFAALLLVTKAVKAGDIDAKTRRRIFDAVGFTFPNRLLTTKEAPDGCPDHVLRALGVALLACFCSDPELAAHPQVLNKIPILSTFLTPRGDPDDAARRSMIDDTYQCLTAVAGTPRGPRHLIAGGTVSALCQAYLGHGYGFDQALALLVGLLAAAETQCWKEAEPDLQAVLRGLSEDFQKAEDASKFELCQLLPLFLPPTTVPPECLRDLQAGLARILGSKLSSWQRNPALKLAARLAHACGSDWIPAGSSGSKFLALLVNLACVEVRLALEEPGSEVKEDVVTACYALMELGIQECTRCEQSLLKEPQKVQLVSIMKEAIAAVIHYLQQVGSEKQKEPFVFASVRILGAWLAEETSSLRKEICQLLPFLVRYAKTLYEEAEEANDLSQQVANLAISPTTPGPSWPGDALRLLLPGWCHLTVEDGPREILIKEGAPSLLCKYFLQQWELTSPGHDTSVLPDSVEIGLQTCCHIFLNLVVTAPGLIKRDACFTSLMNTLMASLPALVQQQGRLLLAANVATLGLLMARLLSTSPALQGTPASRGFFAAAILFLSQSHVARATPGSDQAVLALSPDYEGIWADLQELWFLGMQAFTGCVPLLPWLAPAALRSRWPQELLQLLGSVSPTSVKPEMVAAYQGVLVELARANRLCREAMRLQAGEETASHYRMAALEQCLSEP from the exons ATGGCCTCGGATTGTGAGCCAGCTCTGAACCAGGCAGAGGGCCGAAACCCCACCCTGGAACGCTACCTGGGAGCCCTCCGTGAGGCCAAGAATGACAGTGAGCAGTTTGCAGCCCTGCTGCTA GTGACCAAGGCAGTTAAAGCAGGTGACATCGATGCCAAAACTCGGCGGCGGATCTTCGATGCCGTGGGCTTTACCTTCCCCAATCGCCTTCTGACTACCAAGGAGGCACCAGATGGCTGCCCCGACCACGTTCTGCGGGCCCTGGGTGTGGCTCTGCTGGCCTGCTTCTGTAGTGACCCTGAGCTGGCCGCCCACCCCCAAGTCCTGAACAAGATCCCCATCCTCAGCACTTTCCTCACACCCCGGGGTGACCCCGATGACGCTGCCCGCCGTTCCATGATTGACGACACCTACCAGTGCCTAACGGCGGTGGCAGGCACACCCCGGGGCCCCCGGCACCTCATTGCTGGTGGCACCGTGTCTGCCTTGTGTCAGGCGTACCTGGGGCATGGTTACGGTTTTGACCAGGCCCTGGCACTCCTGGTGGGGCTGCTGGCTGCTGCAGAGACCCAGTGCTGGAAGGAGGCGGAGCCTGACCTTCAGGCTGTGTTGCGAGGCCTCAGCGAGGATTTCCAGAAAGCCGAGGATGCCAGCAAGTTTGAGCTGTGCCAGCTGCTACCCCTCTTTCTGCCCCCGACAACCGTGCCCCCTGAATGCCTCCGGGATCTGCAGGCTGGGCTGGCACGCATCCTGGGCAGCAAGCTGAGCTCCTGGCAGCGCAATCCCGCTCTGAAGCTGGCAGCCCGCCTGGCGCACGCCTGCGGCTCAGACTGGATCCCAGCGGGCAGCTCAGGGAGCAAGTTCCTGGCCCTGCTGGTGAACCTGGCCTGTGTGGAGGTGCGGCTGGCCCTGGAGGAGCCGGGTTCTGAGGTGAAGGAGGATGTAGTGACCGCCTGCTACGCCCTCATGGAGTTGGGTATCCAGGAGTGCACCCGCTGTGAGCAGTCCCTGCTGAAGGAGCCCCAGAAGGTACAGCTCGTGAGCATCATGAAGGAGGCCATCGCAGCTGTCATTCACTATCTGCAGCAG GTGGGGTCGGAGAAGCAGAAGGAGCCCTTTGTGTTCGCCTCGGTGCGGATCCTGGGCGCCTGGCTGGCCGAGGAGACCTCATCCCTGCGCAAGGAAATCTGTCAGCTGCTGCCCTTCCTCGTCCGCTACGCCAAGACCCTCTATGAGGAGGCTGAGGAAGCCAATGACCTCTCCCAGCAGGTGGCCAACCTGGCcatctcccccaccaccccagggCCTTCCTGGCCAGGGGATGCTCTCCG GCTCCTTCTCCCTGGCTGGTGTCACCTGACAGTGGAAGATGGGCCCCGGGAGATCCTAATCAAGGAGGGGGCCCCCTCACTCCTGTGCAAGTACTTCCTGCAGCAGTGGGAGCTAACATCGCCGGGCCACGACACTTCGGTGCTGCCTGACAGCGTGGAGATTGGCCTGCAGACctgctgccacatcttcctcaacCTGGTGGTCACTGCACCGGGGCTGATCAA GCGTGACGCCTGCTTCACGTCTCTCATGAACACCCTTATGGCGTCGCTGCCTGCACTCGTGCAGCAGCAAGGGAGGCTGCTACTGGCCGCCAACGTGGCCACCCTGGGCCTCCTCATGGCCCGGCTCCTCAGCACTTCTCCAG CTCTTCAGGGGACACCAGCATCCCGAGGCTTCTTCGCTGCTGCCATCCTCTTCCTTTCACAGTCCCACGTGGCCCGCGCCACGCCTGGCTCGGACCAGGCTGTGCTGGCCTTGTCCCCTGACTACGAGGGCATCTGGGCCGACTTGCAGGAGCTCTGGTTCCTGGGCATGCAGGCCTTCACGGGCTGTGTGCCCCTACTGCCCTGGCTGGCCCCTGCTGCCCTGCGCTCCCGCTGGCCTCAGGAGCTGCTCCAGCTGCTGGGCAGCGTCAGTCCCACTTCCGTCAAGCCTGAGATGGTGGCCGCCTACCAGGGTGTCCTGGTGGAGCTGGCCCGAGCTAACCGGCTGTGCCGGGAGGCCATGCGGCTGCAAGCCGGCGAGGAAACGGCCAGTCACTATCGTATGGCCGCCCTGGAGCAGTGCCTGTCGGAGCCCTGA